TTTCGTTGACGCCCGGATTCGAGCCGGCGCTCGAGCTCCGCGAATTGTTGCAGAAACCGGGGAGGCCCGGCAGGGTCAGGACCGGATCGCTGCGCCCGCAGACCTACCGCCTGGCGCGAGTGCGCCCGACACTGACTTACAAGCAAATCGCCTCGTTCGGCGAGCCTCCCGGAGTGCAGGTGATCGCCATGGGACCCCGAACGCGGCTCGTGGCTGCCGGAGGCGTCGACGGTTCGGTCCGGTTGTGGGACCTCGAATCGAAACGCAAGCTCACGAGCTTTCGCACGGCGCTCCATCAACGAGCGGGACACGAGGCTCTGGTCACGTCGCTCGCCTTCTCTCCCGACGGCGCGTTTCTGGCGTCGGGCCATGTCGATGGCAAAGTCCACCTCTGGAGCATGGACACCGGCCAGGAGATTCCAGTGCGCATGCGGCACGATGACTCGATCGGTCAGGTCGCCTTTTCTCCCGACGGGGAAACGCTCGCCTCGGGCGGACTCGACTCGACGTTGAAGCTGTGGAAGCTCAGTCAGCTTCGACGCGGTGAGGCCGAAAGAAGGCTGATACGGCAGCCTTCGGGCGTTACGTCTCTCGCCTATTCGCACGACGGAGTCCATCTCATCTGCGGACATACGAATCGCGTCCTCCGTGTCCATGATGCGCGCACCGGACGATTGACGGCGACTCTGCGGGGCCACGGCGCGGCGGTGAGCGTCATCGCCGTATCTCCCAACGGAGACTTCATCGCCACCGGTGGGAGGGATTGCACCATTCACATGTTCGACCTCCTTCGCCGTGAGGAAGGCAAGCCGCTCACGGGACACAAGAAGTCAATCGCCGGCCTCGCATACTTTCCCGGCGGGGCCGAGCTCGCGAGCGTCGCCATGGACTCGAGCCTCGTTCTTTGGAACGTGGATACGGCGACGGCACGGGCAACGCTCTGGGGCGGCCCCGACGACAGTTTCGTCGGCGTATGCGTTACCGGTGGCGACGAGCCGTGGATCGTCGCGGGACTTGGCGACGGGGGCATCCGGATCTGGGCGCCCGAATGATCACGGTGTGCAGGGTGATAAGAACTCGGCCCACCCTGCGCACTCTAAGACATGACGCCGGTCGGCATTACCAGCTGAAGGCTCCACCGGTCGTCGTCCCGGCGATCCAACCGGATCAGTGCGGCGGGGTGGAAAACGACGACGGGTTTGCTTTCGTCCTGCGCGAGCAATGCGCCTGCGATCCGGCCCAGGTAAGGCAGATGTCCCACGACCATGACGTTCTGCTCGAGACCGGCGGCCTCGCGACGCAACGGATTGATGTCGTCGTTGGGTCCGAGGCCCGGTAGCTGACGCCTCGGGCACCCGAGAGCGCGCTCGAACTCCTGGGCGGTTTGCACCGCGCGCAGCTTGTCGGAGTGCCGGATCTCGACCACCTTGACTCCCAGCCGGGCTGCGAAATGGGCCGAGCGCCGCGCTTGGGCAAGGCCGTTCTGGCTCAGCGGGGGGCCACCGTCCCGATCCCGCTCCGGGACGGGTTGATCCGCCTCCCCGTGACGCACGAGGTAGAGCTCCATAAGTCGATACCTCTCTCTCCGTCTCCCAAGGAATGTTTGGAAGTGAAGTCTCTGATAAAATTCTAACGAACATCCCCACAGCTTTCTACAATGAATCACAGCGACTCATATGCAAGCAGGAGGACAACGCGGTTTGCTGGAGACAACGATCGCTTATTTCTCTATGGAGATCGGGCTTTCACACCGAATGCCCACCTACTCGGGAGGTCT
This window of the Vicinamibacteria bacterium genome carries:
- the sixA gene encoding phosphohistidine phosphatase SixA, with the protein product MELYLVRHGEADQPVPERDRDGGPPLSQNGLAQARRSAHFAARLGVKVVEIRHSDKLRAVQTAQEFERALGCPRRQLPGLGPNDDINPLRREAAGLEQNVMVVGHLPYLGRIAGALLAQDESKPVVVFHPAALIRLDRRDDDRWSLQLVMPTGVMS